From one Formosa sediminum genomic stretch:
- a CDS encoding glycosyltransferase family 4 protein produces MWHSVNQNTKIEPASLNSPYLLTIHDVNFIEEESGKRLNFRINQLKSKIKRSSAIVYISEFTKQQTHAHFDIPKIPEYVIYNGNNFNNNALDIIKNNQPIYTPNKPFIFSIGQILEKKNFHVLIEMLRHLKDVVLFIAGGLKTGYAEILKEKIQHFKLESRVVLLGSISESDKMFYYKNCMAFAFPSLREGFGLPVLEAMTFGKPVFLSNKTSLPEIGGDHAFYWSNFDAKDMANVFEMGMNTFEDNKDTYQTAYIHRSKQFTWDKAALDYTAIYKSILEK; encoded by the coding sequence TTGTGGCATTCAGTAAATCAAAATACAAAAATAGAGCCCGCGTCCTTAAACTCCCCCTATTTATTAACTATTCATGATGTAAATTTTATAGAAGAAGAATCAGGAAAGCGTTTAAATTTTAGAATAAATCAACTGAAAAGTAAAATTAAAAGAAGTTCGGCTATAGTGTATATTTCAGAATTTACCAAGCAGCAAACCCATGCTCACTTTGATATTCCAAAAATACCTGAATATGTAATTTACAATGGAAATAATTTTAATAATAACGCTTTAGATATTATTAAAAACAACCAGCCCATTTACACACCCAATAAACCTTTTATTTTTTCAATAGGTCAAATTTTAGAAAAAAAGAATTTTCATGTATTAATAGAAATGCTAAGGCATTTAAAAGATGTTGTTTTGTTTATCGCCGGAGGATTAAAAACAGGATACGCTGAAATTCTGAAAGAAAAAATACAACATTTCAAGTTAGAAAGCAGAGTTGTCTTACTAGGCAGTATTTCAGAATCCGATAAGATGTTTTATTATAAAAACTGTATGGCCTTTGCTTTTCCATCATTACGAGAAGGCTTTGGACTTCCAGTTTTAGAAGCCATGACTTTTGGGAAACCCGTTTTCCTGTCTAACAAAACATCTTTACCTGAAATAGGTGGAGATCACGCCTTTTATTGGTCCAATTTCGACGCAAAAGATATGGCCAATGTATTTGAAATGGGCATGAATACTTTTGAAGACAACAAAGACACTTACCAAACGGCTTATATTCATCGATCAAAACAATTTACCTGGGATAAAGCTGCCCTAGATTATACGGCTATTTACAAAAGCATTTTAGAAAAATAA
- a CDS encoding serine hydrolase domain-containing protein: MHGWVIDPKCVNTSGWGICLTTRDIAKIGQLYLKEGKWNNQQLVPSNWIRESTIAHSQWNNKSYGYLWWVINRNTYAAIGDSGNIILVEKKLELVFAITSSFKPRAKDRIALITEKIIPYLNLCKKIF, from the coding sequence GTGCATGGCTGGGTAATAGACCCTAAATGTGTAAACACCTCCGGTTGGGGAATCTGTTTAACCACAAGAGATATTGCTAAAATTGGCCAACTGTACCTTAAAGAGGGAAAATGGAATAACCAACAATTAGTACCTTCTAATTGGATACGAGAGAGTACCATTGCACATAGCCAATGGAATAATAAATCTTATGGATATTTATGGTGGGTAATTAACCGTAATACCTATGCTGCAATTGGTGATAGTGGAAATATTATTCTGGTAGAGAAAAAATTAGAATTAGTATTCGCTATTACCTCCAGTTTTAAACCACGTGCTAAAGATAGAATAGCCCTAATAACAGAGAAAATTATTCCCTATTTAAATCTATGTAAAAAAATATTTTGA
- a CDS encoding ABC transporter ATP-binding protein: MKNFKRFLKYLVPYRKHQFLSILFNILYAFFSSISMLSLLPMVKVLFEEGEKLRVKPVYNGIKDFDLNYLENYLNYLITNMNETNGPLATLITIVGFVLSTFLLKNVFSYLSILYMTYLNNGILKDLRQDVYNKVISLNVAFFSNERKGDLISRMTADINTIKVSFMSVLMMIREPLTILFTLIAMIAISWKLSVFVFFFIPISGFLISKLSKGIKSQSGDIFSLEGHLLSNIEETLGGIKIIKNFTSESYFSKKFNDLTKNINNLNNSIGKVMSLSAPTSEFLGILVISILLIYGGSLVLIDKSLSGGAFMAYIGLAYQILTPAKAITKANHALQGGNAAYERIAFILDAENPLKDKPNAKVITEFNHEIKFNNVSFKYKDDFVLKNFSLTVPKGKIVALVGESGSGKSTIANLITRFYDVTEGSITFDGVDIRDVTTKSLREQMGIVAQDSILFNESIANNISLGIEETNEEDIIKAAKIANAHNFISDFPNKYQNNVGDGGSLLSGGQRQRIAIARAVIKNPPIMILDEATSALDTESEKLVQDALENMMENRTSIAIAHRLSTIRNADHIVVMKKGEIIEQGTHETLLNTKGTYHNLVALQSLEFN; the protein is encoded by the coding sequence ATGAAAAACTTTAAAAGATTCCTTAAATACCTTGTTCCTTATAGAAAGCATCAATTCTTAAGCATCTTATTCAATATATTATATGCCTTTTTTTCATCAATATCCATGCTCTCTCTTCTACCAATGGTAAAAGTATTATTTGAAGAAGGTGAAAAATTAAGAGTAAAACCTGTTTATAATGGCATTAAAGATTTTGACTTAAACTACCTTGAAAACTACCTTAATTATCTCATTACCAATATGAATGAAACCAATGGTCCATTAGCTACATTAATTACTATTGTTGGGTTTGTATTGAGTACTTTCTTATTAAAAAACGTGTTCAGTTATCTTTCCATTTTATATATGACGTATTTAAACAATGGTATTTTAAAAGACCTAAGACAAGATGTTTATAATAAAGTAATAAGCTTAAATGTAGCCTTTTTTTCTAATGAAAGAAAAGGAGATCTTATTTCTAGAATGACTGCTGATATTAATACCATCAAAGTATCTTTTATGAGTGTTTTAATGATGATTAGAGAACCTTTAACCATCCTTTTCACATTGATTGCCATGATTGCGATTAGCTGGAAACTAAGTGTTTTTGTATTCTTCTTTATTCCTATCTCTGGATTTTTAATTTCAAAACTAAGTAAAGGCATTAAAAGTCAATCTGGTGATATTTTTTCATTAGAAGGCCACTTATTATCAAACATAGAAGAAACACTAGGCGGTATAAAAATTATCAAAAATTTTACTTCTGAAAGTTATTTTTCTAAAAAATTTAATGACCTCACAAAGAACATAAATAACCTTAACAATTCCATTGGTAAAGTCATGAGCTTATCTGCACCAACGAGTGAGTTTTTAGGCATTCTAGTTATTTCTATTTTACTTATTTACGGAGGGTCGTTAGTGTTAATTGATAAATCTTTGAGTGGTGGTGCGTTTATGGCATACATTGGATTGGCATATCAAATTCTAACACCCGCTAAAGCCATTACAAAAGCCAACCACGCCTTACAGGGAGGAAATGCTGCCTATGAAAGAATCGCTTTTATCTTGGATGCCGAAAACCCATTAAAAGATAAACCAAATGCTAAAGTGATCACTGAGTTTAATCATGAAATAAAATTTAATAACGTATCCTTTAAATACAAAGATGATTTTGTTCTAAAAAACTTTAGCCTTACTGTTCCTAAAGGAAAAATAGTAGCACTAGTTGGTGAATCAGGAAGTGGTAAATCTACCATTGCCAATTTAATAACACGATTTTACGATGTCACTGAAGGTAGTATTACTTTTGATGGTGTTGATATTAGAGATGTAACAACAAAGTCTTTAAGAGAACAAATGGGGATTGTAGCACAAGATTCTATTTTATTTAATGAGAGTATTGCTAATAACATATCCTTAGGCATAGAAGAAACCAATGAAGAAGATATTATTAAGGCTGCTAAAATAGCAAATGCCCATAATTTTATTTCTGACTTCCCTAATAAATACCAGAATAATGTTGGAGATGGAGGTAGTTTACTTTCAGGCGGTCAACGACAACGTATCGCCATAGCTAGAGCTGTTATAAAAAATCCTCCTATCATGATTCTTGATGAAGCAACATCTGCCCTAGATACCGAATCTGAAAAACTAGTGCAAGACGCCCTTGAAAACATGATGGAAAACCGTACATCCATAGCAATAGCACACAGGCTATCGACCATACGAAATGCAGATCACATTGTGGTTATGAAAAAAGGAGAGATTATAGAACAAGGCACACACGAAACATTACTAAACACCAAAGGAACTTACCATAATTTAGTCGCTCTTCAATCACTAGAATTTAATTAG
- a CDS encoding glycosyltransferase family 4 protein → MKLDIQGLNIIGYTEAMFGLGEAIRLNINAAKKLDIPLNLINYDKVKQSTNYQYSFNYAINLIQISLKDLESFLAVIDPDLFKKKYTILFLVWESEYIAPELVENLNLFNEIWTPSEYCKNIFQRTYNNPIIVVPHPVEVHLAPLSNQNNINFFDNEKFSFLFIFSYHSSLERKNPFFLIEAFNTAFRDNDNVELVIKTVGGKQHKKQKQRLELCASKNIKIYDVELDKNGVNHLINTCDSYVSMHHSEGFGLTLAEAMYLGKPTIATNYSGNTEFMKEDNSYLVDYKLSYIENPDNNFCSKTLWANPLLKETADKLRTIYENSDLRHLKTSNASLFVKDKLSFYTIGSIMKDRLNYLYNNFDDLVTNQNQNVFLINQLQFTKIENAKLRREVRRMKKNIMIRFILILKDAVRKLKG, encoded by the coding sequence ATGAAACTAGATATACAAGGGCTTAACATTATTGGATATACAGAAGCTATGTTTGGCTTAGGTGAAGCTATCAGGCTAAATATCAATGCTGCTAAAAAACTAGATATCCCTCTTAATTTAATAAATTACGACAAAGTAAAACAAAGCACCAACTATCAATATTCCTTTAACTATGCTATTAATCTAATTCAAATATCTTTAAAAGATCTCGAATCCTTTTTAGCTGTTATAGATCCTGATCTGTTTAAAAAAAAATATACTATTCTTTTCTTAGTATGGGAATCAGAATACATTGCTCCCGAATTAGTTGAAAACTTAAATCTATTTAATGAAATTTGGACGCCTTCAGAATACTGTAAAAACATATTCCAGAGAACATACAATAACCCCATAATTGTAGTTCCTCACCCAGTCGAAGTTCATCTAGCACCGCTATCAAACCAAAATAACATTAATTTTTTTGATAACGAAAAATTCAGTTTTCTATTTATATTTAGCTACCATAGCTCTTTAGAGAGAAAGAATCCTTTTTTCCTAATCGAAGCTTTTAACACTGCTTTTAGAGATAACGACAACGTAGAATTAGTTATCAAAACCGTAGGAGGAAAACAACATAAGAAACAAAAACAACGCTTAGAATTATGCGCCTCTAAAAACATAAAAATATATGATGTAGAACTGGATAAAAACGGTGTAAACCACTTAATAAACACTTGCGACTCTTATGTTTCAATGCATCATTCAGAAGGATTTGGATTAACGCTAGCTGAAGCTATGTATTTAGGAAAACCAACTATAGCAACAAATTATTCAGGCAATACTGAATTCATGAAGGAAGACAATAGCTATTTAGTTGATTATAAACTTAGTTACATTGAAAACCCAGATAACAACTTTTGTTCAAAAACATTATGGGCTAATCCATTACTAAAAGAGACTGCAGATAAATTAAGAACTATTTACGAAAATTCAGATTTAAGACATTTAAAAACCAGTAACGCCAGCCTTTTTGTAAAAGATAAATTATCCTTTTACACCATTGGTTCTATTATGAAGGATAGACTAAATTACCTTTATAATAACTTTGATGACTTGGTTACAAATCAAAATCAGAATGTATTTCTAATAAATCAATTACAATTTACAAAAATAGAAAATGCTAAACTTCGAAGAGAAGTTCGACGAATGAAAAAAAACATAATGATTCGCTTTATCCTAATCTTAAAAGATGCCGTTAGAAAGTTAAAAGGATAA
- a CDS encoding glycoside hydrolase domain-containing protein, with the protein MFRYLFIIILLVLITSRLKAQERTSLTGRPVDAVNVFLGTSGDHGQLSPAASSPFNMMSIGPQTKPHIHTGYDYYAKVFEGFTHTRIEGVGCTGSGGNILVKPILGEDLTTELYKKQDYAYPGFYSVSFENGIKAEMSVDTNFGIHKYEFPNEESSLFLDLSYAFADRFVAEKHTLHANVITGYIDTKTTCDVGVYRIYYAIEIRNVSELKPSGNHGLIAVRENKHKPMEVRVGFSSVAEDYALKKIENSSISLETLKEHTITNWNQLLSRVEVKGEKDREALFYSLLYRGLQSPYLISETDGVYRAIDGSRQTSDFPAYNGWAIWDNYREQLPMLSLLYQDTFASIAKSIANLYRYGKQSWATMHEPSPTVRTEHAIVVLLDAYNKGYAVNFEAIQEALITEVEQLDYSAPDKALESSYDTWAMSEILKITGDTSLSENYALKALKYKSYWNTDFADLSKDDVDKMQARGLYQGTIWQYRWFVPFDVDGLKTLIGGEDLFVKQLNQFFADYNYNHANQPDLQVPGLYNATKQPWKSQKLFRNIMLDTVVQTYFNNNSKGVDPYIGKIYNNRPKAYLRTMDDDAGTMSSWFVMRSIGLSPANIGDPIYYLTAPIFKSVKINMGDSKILNIEVKHYNKDHFYIQTVYFNGKKLERNWLTQKELTQGGQLLIETGPKPNKSFGIHNQWISSLKE; encoded by the coding sequence ATGTTTAGATATCTTTTTATTATTATACTACTTGTTCTAATAACAAGTCGCTTAAAAGCTCAAGAACGTACTAGTTTGACTGGTAGACCGGTAGATGCGGTTAATGTTTTTTTAGGTACCTCTGGAGATCATGGTCAATTATCTCCTGCGGCATCATCTCCTTTTAATATGATGAGTATTGGTCCACAAACCAAACCACATATACATACTGGTTATGATTATTATGCAAAAGTGTTTGAAGGGTTTACCCATACACGCATTGAAGGAGTAGGATGCACTGGAAGCGGAGGTAATATTTTAGTGAAACCCATTTTAGGAGAAGATCTCACAACAGAGCTTTACAAAAAACAGGATTATGCTTATCCTGGATTTTATAGTGTATCTTTTGAGAATGGTATTAAGGCTGAAATGTCAGTAGATACTAATTTTGGCATTCATAAGTACGAATTTCCAAATGAAGAAAGTAGTTTGTTCCTTGATTTATCTTATGCTTTTGCAGATCGATTTGTAGCTGAAAAACATACCTTACATGCCAATGTTATCACAGGATATATTGATACAAAAACAACCTGTGATGTTGGGGTGTATCGTATTTATTATGCCATTGAAATACGTAATGTTTCTGAGCTTAAACCGAGCGGAAATCATGGGCTTATAGCTGTCCGTGAAAATAAGCATAAACCTATGGAAGTCCGTGTTGGATTTTCTTCAGTAGCTGAAGATTATGCTTTAAAAAAAATAGAAAATTCATCCATAAGTTTAGAAACTTTAAAAGAACATACGATTACGAATTGGAATCAGTTGCTGAGTCGTGTAGAGGTCAAGGGGGAGAAAGATCGTGAAGCTCTTTTCTATTCTTTATTGTATAGAGGACTTCAATCTCCATATCTTATTTCAGAAACAGATGGTGTTTATCGTGCCATAGATGGATCTAGACAAACATCAGATTTTCCTGCTTATAATGGTTGGGCTATTTGGGATAACTATAGAGAGCAGTTGCCTATGTTATCACTATTGTATCAAGATACATTTGCATCAATAGCAAAGTCTATTGCTAATTTATACCGTTACGGCAAGCAAAGTTGGGCTACAATGCACGAGCCTTCACCTACTGTTAGGACAGAACATGCCATTGTAGTGTTGCTAGATGCTTATAACAAAGGATATGCTGTTAATTTTGAAGCTATACAAGAAGCATTAATTACAGAAGTTGAACAACTTGATTATAGTGCACCAGATAAAGCCTTAGAATCCTCTTACGATACTTGGGCAATGTCGGAAATCTTAAAAATTACTGGAGATACTTCGCTAAGTGAGAACTATGCACTTAAAGCTTTAAAGTATAAATCCTATTGGAATACAGATTTTGCAGATCTATCAAAAGACGATGTAGATAAAATGCAAGCGCGCGGTCTGTATCAAGGTACGATTTGGCAATACAGATGGTTTGTACCATTTGATGTTGATGGATTAAAAACTTTAATAGGAGGAGAAGATCTGTTTGTAAAACAATTAAATCAATTTTTTGCAGATTATAATTACAATCATGCAAATCAACCCGATTTACAAGTTCCAGGACTTTATAATGCTACCAAACAACCTTGGAAATCTCAAAAGCTTTTTAGAAATATTATGTTAGATACCGTGGTGCAAACTTATTTTAATAATAATAGTAAAGGTGTAGATCCCTATATCGGTAAAATATATAATAATAGACCAAAAGCCTATTTACGTACTATGGACGACGATGCAGGTACCATGTCGTCTTGGTTTGTGATGAGAAGTATTGGACTTTCTCCTGCTAATATTGGTGATCCGATTTATTATTTAACAGCTCCAATATTTAAATCTGTAAAAATAAATATGGGAGATAGTAAAATTTTAAATATAGAAGTAAAGCATTATAATAAAGATCATTTTTACATTCAAACCGTTTATTTTAATGGGAAGAAATTAGAAAGAAATTGGTTAACTCAAAAGGAACTTACTCAAGGTGGTCAACTCTTAATAGAAACAGGTCCGAAACCCAATAAAAGTTTTGGAATTCATAATCAATGGATCTCTAGTCTAAAAGAATGA